In Paenibacillus ihbetae, the following are encoded in one genomic region:
- a CDS encoding carboxymuconolactone decarboxylase family protein, which translates to MEKWKEGMTLARISYSKSGDTPFQQLLGHNEDIRAQWVELEEAFYESGRLSQELKEQVRRTLAFGNGCKYCQAKGKPSISHEDSRISLAVAFADLFLNHRASINQDTFDVLRSEFSEPEIAELCSFVCFTTASQMFGAVMDLQP; encoded by the coding sequence ATGGAGAAGTGGAAGGAGGGGATGACCTTGGCGAGAATTTCTTACTCCAAGTCAGGGGATACGCCATTTCAACAGCTGCTGGGTCACAATGAAGATATTCGAGCACAGTGGGTGGAGCTGGAGGAAGCCTTTTATGAGAGCGGTCGTTTAAGTCAGGAGCTTAAAGAACAAGTTCGCCGCACGCTTGCTTTCGGGAACGGGTGTAAATACTGTCAAGCGAAAGGCAAGCCGTCAATCAGCCACGAAGATTCCAGAATCAGCCTGGCGGTGGCCTTCGCGGATCTGTTTCTAAACCACCGCGCCTCCATCAATCAAGATACATTCGACGTGTTAAGAAGTGAATTTTCGGAGCCTGAGATCGCGGAGCTGTGCTCCTTCGTGTGCTTTACCACCGCTTCCCAAATGTTCGGGGCGGTGATGGATCTGCAGCCCTGA
- a CDS encoding DUF4832 domain-containing protein has product MRIRGNSVKMMIVVMMALLLTLSPFPVSISVAETASIEIDGDASDWEGIPSLSTNSGAAKVLKASHDEQHLYLLVEGSGLSTTMGSFWLNTDGSAVTGYQAYGWGATGIEWLLENDSLYRYGGNGSTWSWNWSSSLPSSQFTRTSSLIEAALPLQTLGLTAGGSVSVGYLDNNSDTHRLPGQNQPLPLYTLDERNPGENMVEFYPTELDDPLNNPFKGWAPSAKSTGYPQDHRLVYVGVTWKELEPAKGQYDFSAIEAANHFDHWRSRGVKVVLRFIMDSPSGVPHRDIPDWLYNDMVRLGQSPGKAYHDETGGMGTGNNIGFSPNYSSDYLIARHKLAIEAIAEHYNAPDSPIAFVQIGSLGHWAEFHTWPYVGPNGESNYTGAFPPNEISNQYIQHYIDAFADQEDHTQLMIRRSVDLAKNNNKGLILGMYNDVFGDQPSFDSEWGWYTGTQNGYWDDIGQRQPGHPNFWDVRISGGEFYGGAYGMNAALTTGSGFNETLRQTELSKPSWLGPNAPASLAVGNPLQGNMDRLKKRMGYHFVLNKAAYPEAQNGGTLDVSVIVENKGVQHFPFHWPIELQLRSGGSIVARQTANADLTAWRTGLHTVSGSLSTSALPNGTYDLAIAILDPASNRPAVDFANTDRLSDGAYKIGVWTKN; this is encoded by the coding sequence ATGAGAATACGGGGTAATTCAGTGAAAATGATGATTGTAGTGATGATGGCCTTGCTTCTGACGTTGTCCCCTTTTCCCGTCTCGATTTCGGTTGCGGAAACGGCCTCTATCGAGATTGACGGCGATGCAAGCGACTGGGAAGGGATTCCGTCCCTTTCCACAAATTCCGGAGCAGCCAAAGTTCTGAAGGCTTCCCACGACGAACAACACCTATATCTCCTTGTAGAAGGCTCCGGTCTGAGCACGACCATGGGCAGCTTCTGGTTGAATACGGACGGAAGCGCTGTTACCGGGTATCAGGCTTATGGCTGGGGAGCAACAGGGATTGAGTGGCTTCTCGAAAATGATTCCCTGTACCGCTATGGAGGCAACGGGAGCACATGGAGCTGGAATTGGTCCTCCTCGCTTCCTTCCTCTCAATTTACACGGACTTCTTCCCTCATTGAAGCTGCGCTTCCGCTTCAGACGCTTGGACTAACCGCAGGCGGCAGCGTTAGCGTCGGATATCTGGATAACAACTCGGATACCCATCGCCTGCCGGGGCAAAACCAGCCGCTCCCGCTTTATACCCTTGATGAAAGGAATCCCGGAGAAAACATGGTCGAATTCTATCCAACCGAGCTGGATGATCCGCTCAACAATCCATTTAAGGGCTGGGCACCTTCCGCAAAATCCACCGGCTATCCTCAGGACCACCGTCTTGTATATGTCGGCGTCACTTGGAAAGAGCTGGAGCCCGCGAAGGGGCAGTATGATTTCAGCGCAATTGAAGCAGCCAATCATTTCGACCATTGGCGAAGCCGTGGCGTCAAAGTCGTTCTTCGCTTTATCATGGACAGTCCTTCGGGCGTCCCTCACCGGGACATTCCGGACTGGCTGTACAACGATATGGTCCGACTCGGACAATCGCCGGGCAAGGCTTATCATGATGAAACCGGAGGCATGGGTACGGGCAACAACATCGGCTTCTCCCCGAATTACAGCTCCGACTATTTGATTGCGAGGCACAAGCTGGCCATCGAGGCGATAGCGGAGCATTACAACGCGCCTGACAGCCCGATTGCTTTCGTGCAAATCGGTTCGCTCGGCCATTGGGCTGAATTTCACACCTGGCCCTATGTAGGACCGAACGGGGAAAGCAACTATACGGGAGCCTTTCCTCCGAACGAAATTTCCAACCAATACATTCAACACTACATCGATGCATTTGCCGATCAGGAGGATCACACGCAGTTAATGATCCGGCGAAGCGTGGACCTTGCCAAGAATAACAACAAAGGCCTTATTCTAGGCATGTATAATGACGTTTTCGGCGACCAGCCAAGCTTCGATTCCGAATGGGGCTGGTATACGGGCACACAGAACGGTTATTGGGACGATATCGGCCAGCGGCAGCCGGGCCATCCGAATTTCTGGGATGTCCGCATCTCCGGCGGTGAATTTTACGGCGGTGCCTATGGCATGAATGCCGCACTAACGACAGGCAGCGGCTTTAATGAGACGCTGCGGCAGACCGAGCTGAGCAAGCCGAGCTGGCTCGGACCGAACGCCCCCGCTTCCTTGGCGGTGGGCAATCCGCTTCAAGGCAATATGGATCGGCTGAAGAAACGAATGGGCTACCACTTTGTCTTGAACAAGGCAGCCTACCCGGAAGCGCAGAACGGAGGCACGCTAGACGTATCCGTCATCGTGGAGAACAAGGGCGTCCAGCATTTCCCGTTCCACTGGCCCATCGAGCTTCAGCTTCGCAGCGGCGGGAGCATCGTGGCGCGTCAAACGGCAAACGCAGACTTAACAGCCTGGAGAACCGGCTTGCATACGGTGTCAGGTTCTCTCTCCACTTCCGCGCTTCCAAACGGTACCTATGATTTGGCCATCGCAATCTTGGATCCAGCCTCGAACCGGCCGGCGGTTGATTTTGCGAATACGGACCGACTGTCCGATGGTGCTTACAAGATTGGCGTGTGGACTAAGAATTAA
- a CDS encoding LacI family DNA-binding transcriptional regulator — MSTIRDVAKLANVSTATVSRVLNNDTKYKITEETKERVWQAVTQLNYKISSSPKRKVAVKDQTDSKSHIKIGCVLSVTKDKYNDPYFMSILSGVEERLLSAGYSISFIRTGIELDDRKILFNTFSEPITGLILMESLNSETYEYIRKQVPYIVGIDTERGDIDNVGYDHYNVASVAVNHLIEKGHTRIGYIGGSGLTGNLKDSRRYRGYYASMHAAGLSVNPDWVIDCLWDEAVCIEQINHLCQTGKYPTAFFAGSDLMAMAALNGLYNNGISVPNEVAVIGLSNIEVSKYSNPPLSTIDVPTKEIGMVAVDNLIDRINGNRLLPKKVILPTRLIVRSST, encoded by the coding sequence ATGAGTACGATTCGGGATGTTGCGAAGCTAGCGAATGTATCCACTGCCACCGTGTCCAGAGTTTTAAACAATGATACGAAATATAAAATCACGGAAGAGACCAAGGAACGGGTATGGCAGGCCGTTACGCAGCTCAACTATAAAATCAGTTCCAGCCCCAAGCGCAAAGTCGCAGTCAAGGATCAGACCGACAGCAAGTCACATATCAAAATCGGATGCGTCTTAAGCGTGACGAAAGATAAGTACAACGATCCGTACTTCATGTCGATCTTATCCGGCGTAGAAGAGCGGCTTCTCAGTGCAGGGTATAGCATCTCTTTTATTCGGACCGGCATCGAGCTGGATGATCGCAAAATCCTATTCAATACGTTCAGCGAACCGATTACCGGCCTGATCCTGATGGAGTCGTTGAACAGCGAAACCTACGAGTATATTCGCAAGCAGGTCCCTTACATCGTAGGGATTGATACGGAACGCGGGGATATCGATAACGTGGGCTACGATCATTACAATGTGGCTTCGGTGGCGGTGAACCATCTCATCGAGAAAGGCCATACCCGGATTGGATATATCGGGGGAAGCGGATTGACGGGAAATTTGAAGGACAGCCGCCGCTATCGAGGATATTACGCCAGCATGCATGCGGCGGGATTGTCGGTGAATCCGGATTGGGTGATTGATTGCTTATGGGATGAGGCGGTTTGTATCGAGCAAATCAATCATTTATGCCAAACCGGCAAATATCCTACCGCCTTCTTCGCCGGAAGCGATTTGATGGCGATGGCCGCCCTTAACGGGTTGTACAACAACGGTATTTCCGTTCCGAATGAAGTGGCCGTTATCGGCCTGTCCAACATTGAGGTATCCAAGTACTCCAATCCTCCGCTATCGACGATCGACGTGCCCACCAAGGAAATCGGCATGGTCGCCGTTGATAATCTGATCGACCGCATCAACGGAAATCGGCTGCTGCCGAAGAAAGTGATTCTGCCTACCCGCTTGATCGTACGCAGCTCGACTTAA
- a CDS encoding acyltransferase domain-containing protein — protein MGVNREMAILMNFKECAAFCSFDVLPEGLEAKFNMYTPNNNSELIPRTYLSELFESYQVPNHLRQRLVEGIEEIEQNDVLFHFTKFLVEDMCSARERCDETPYSNMTPGCMRHHGDLYSFLLLLACVVPSMNKLRRRSVPQAYYEHIPHQPLKHQLEKLALYGDPKVHDFPWVMNFYTCSIFLLDRFYFIPYRFGDPFTMFRQVGTREVIALRHAGEEFRSDGQRNGINDVIDVEGSFTSEWHENDTFIIANRINPMGFVERETTPILKQEWERVLEVGDTLLALHIPSGPGYTPERVKQSMAMALEFYDRFFPELSIKGFWSSSWLYDTRLSLILDSEKSNIVRVQRQFYNYPTLEGDGMLRYEVFGDWKADPVGSPVELTTSLQRAAAGYMKAGARFNTLSMVVLREDVPRIGSMPYITDADRKRFLQTVDSHLPKRSGRIPQEE, from the coding sequence ATGGGGGTAAACCGTGAAATGGCGATTCTGATGAATTTTAAAGAGTGTGCTGCATTCTGCAGCTTCGATGTTCTGCCTGAGGGTCTGGAAGCAAAGTTCAACATGTATACACCGAACAACAATTCCGAGCTTATCCCGCGAACATACCTCTCCGAGCTCTTCGAGTCCTATCAAGTACCTAATCATCTCCGACAGCGGCTTGTAGAAGGCATCGAGGAGATCGAGCAAAACGACGTATTGTTTCACTTCACCAAATTTTTGGTGGAGGACATGTGTTCCGCGCGCGAGCGGTGCGACGAGACACCTTACTCGAATATGACGCCGGGTTGCATGAGACACCATGGAGATCTCTATTCCTTCCTACTGCTGCTCGCCTGTGTCGTTCCGTCCATGAACAAGCTGCGGCGGCGTTCAGTGCCCCAAGCGTACTACGAGCACATCCCGCATCAGCCGCTGAAGCATCAATTGGAAAAATTGGCGCTCTACGGCGATCCTAAGGTTCATGATTTTCCATGGGTGATGAATTTCTACACCTGCTCCATCTTTCTGTTAGACCGGTTCTATTTCATCCCCTACCGATTCGGGGACCCGTTCACGATGTTTCGGCAGGTGGGTACGCGAGAGGTGATAGCGCTTCGGCATGCAGGGGAAGAGTTTCGCAGCGACGGACAACGAAACGGCATCAACGATGTGATTGACGTGGAAGGGAGCTTCACTTCGGAGTGGCATGAGAACGATACCTTCATCATTGCCAACCGGATCAATCCGATGGGATTCGTGGAACGAGAAACGACGCCGATCCTGAAGCAGGAGTGGGAGCGGGTCCTGGAAGTGGGGGATACGCTTCTCGCCTTGCATATACCGTCGGGTCCAGGCTATACGCCGGAGCGGGTTAAGCAATCCATGGCCATGGCGCTTGAATTTTACGACCGATTTTTCCCCGAGCTGTCAATCAAGGGTTTCTGGAGCTCGAGCTGGCTTTACGATACCCGGTTATCGCTTATTTTGGACAGTGAAAAAAGCAATATCGTCCGCGTTCAACGGCAGTTTTACAATTATCCGACATTGGAGGGGGACGGCATGCTGCGCTATGAAGTCTTTGGCGATTGGAAGGCGGACCCGGTCGGCAGCCCCGTCGAGCTGACGACTTCTCTGCAGCGGGCCGCGGCCGGATATATGAAGGCAGGGGCAAGGTTCAACACGCTGAGCATGGTGGTGCTTAGGGAGGATGTTCCGCGGATCGGCAGCATGCCATATATAACGGATGCAGACCGGAAGCGGTTCCTGCAAACCGTGGACAGCCACTTGCCGAAACGTTCCGGTCGTATCCCGCAGGAAGAATAA
- a CDS encoding Gfo/Idh/MocA family protein, translating to MELKLALIGAGQRGMIYARHAHQSDEIAAVVEPDFARRKAAADEFRIPPERQFASIEEFYRLGSICDAVIISSMDRDHYAQTMAALELGYDILLEKPISPSPEECMRIQEKAGEKGRKVIVCHVLRYTNFFMEIKKIIDSGELGKVVTIQHNENIGNFHMAHSFVRGNWRRSDLASPIIMQKSCHDMDVLSWLVDSGAKRISSYGDLAYFKEENAPEGSADRCLDCKVAADCRFDARKAYLPVRGQWPATVVSADQSEEGLLKELETSPYGRCVYRMDNDVCDHQVTLIEFKNGVTATFNLSGFTNKMYRTIKIMCEHGEIRGDDTLNVIEVTRFNSNMAEAQQQTVIRPAAVSGGHNGGDTGLMIDFLENLKNPDFSSRSSIEMSVESHIMAYAAEEARMTGAVIDMDELKAKLRQSITA from the coding sequence ATGGAGTTGAAACTGGCATTAATCGGAGCAGGACAACGAGGCATGATCTATGCAAGGCATGCTCATCAAAGTGACGAGATCGCCGCGGTGGTCGAGCCGGACTTCGCGAGAAGAAAGGCGGCTGCGGACGAGTTCCGGATTCCGCCGGAGCGGCAATTTGCATCCATTGAAGAATTTTATCGATTAGGGAGCATTTGCGACGCCGTCATCATCTCTTCCATGGACCGGGATCATTATGCCCAAACGATGGCTGCGCTTGAGCTTGGCTATGATATTTTGCTCGAAAAGCCCATTTCGCCAAGTCCCGAAGAATGCATGAGAATTCAGGAAAAAGCCGGCGAAAAGGGCCGGAAAGTGATTGTATGCCATGTGCTGAGATACACGAATTTTTTTATGGAGATTAAGAAAATCATCGATAGCGGGGAACTCGGCAAGGTCGTCACCATTCAGCATAACGAGAATATCGGCAATTTCCATATGGCCCATTCCTTTGTCAGGGGCAATTGGAGGAGAAGCGATCTGGCCAGCCCGATCATTATGCAGAAATCCTGCCACGATATGGATGTTTTATCCTGGCTCGTGGACAGCGGCGCAAAGCGGATCTCTTCTTACGGGGATCTCGCTTATTTTAAAGAGGAGAATGCACCGGAAGGCAGCGCTGATCGATGCTTGGACTGCAAGGTTGCCGCGGATTGCCGCTTCGATGCAAGAAAAGCCTATCTGCCCGTTCGAGGGCAATGGCCGGCTACGGTCGTTTCGGCTGATCAATCGGAAGAGGGGCTGCTTAAGGAGCTCGAAACAAGCCCTTACGGACGCTGCGTGTATCGGATGGATAATGATGTGTGCGATCATCAGGTAACCCTGATCGAGTTCAAGAACGGGGTAACGGCGACCTTTAACTTAAGCGGATTTACCAATAAAATGTACCGCACCATCAAAATCATGTGCGAGCACGGTGAAATTCGGGGCGATGATACCTTGAATGTCATCGAGGTCACTCGATTTAACTCCAATATGGCCGAAGCCCAGCAGCAAACCGTCATTCGGCCGGCTGCCGTAAGCGGTGGGCACAACGGCGGTGATACGGGGCTGATGATCGATTTTCTGGAGAATTTGAAAAACCCTGATTTCAGCAGCAGATCCTCCATCGAAATGTCGGTAGAGAGCCACATCATGGCCTATGCTGCGGAAGAGGCGAGAATGACCGGTGCCGTAATCGATATGGATGAGCTTAAGGCGAAGCTGCGGCAAAGCATTACAGCCTAA
- a CDS encoding ABC transporter permease: MGSVVKGFLHEIKKNRILYLMCVPALIVLIMFSYIPFAGVWMAFTDFNVVDGIFGSKFVGLDNFKFFFSENSMGWKVIYNTLYINFFGLILGIVVPVSIAVLLQEIRHKAYKKIAQSMMFFPYFLSWVVVGAILYGIFSTDVGVANNILEFFGAEPIRWYSEPKYWKWIIILSSVWKWSGYNSIIYLAAMSNFDGSLYEAAKVDGASKLQRIFYLTVPMLKPTIIVLTLLSVGRIFYGDFGMIYGIVGNNPVLADEVTVIDTYVYQSMRTLGFSYATAIGLFQSLMGLILITAANQSAKKINDGEGLF; this comes from the coding sequence ATGGGCTCCGTCGTTAAGGGGTTTCTCCATGAAATCAAGAAAAATCGAATTCTGTATCTCATGTGCGTGCCAGCGCTTATCGTGCTGATCATGTTCTCGTACATCCCTTTTGCGGGCGTATGGATGGCTTTTACCGATTTTAATGTGGTGGACGGGATCTTCGGCAGCAAGTTCGTGGGGCTGGACAACTTCAAATTCTTTTTCTCGGAGAACAGCATGGGGTGGAAGGTGATCTACAACACGCTGTATATCAACTTCTTCGGTCTTATATTGGGGATCGTCGTCCCGGTGAGCATAGCCGTCCTGCTTCAGGAAATCCGGCATAAGGCTTACAAAAAAATCGCCCAAAGCATGATGTTCTTTCCCTACTTCTTATCTTGGGTCGTCGTGGGTGCGATTCTGTACGGCATCTTTTCCACGGATGTGGGCGTTGCCAACAACATTTTGGAGTTCTTTGGAGCCGAGCCGATCAGGTGGTACTCGGAGCCGAAGTATTGGAAATGGATTATCATTCTGTCGAGCGTCTGGAAATGGAGCGGGTACAATTCCATTATCTATTTGGCGGCGATGTCCAATTTCGACGGGAGCTTGTACGAAGCGGCTAAAGTCGATGGAGCCAGCAAATTGCAGCGGATTTTTTACTTGACCGTTCCTATGTTGAAACCGACGATCATCGTCTTAACCCTGCTCAGCGTGGGAAGGATCTTCTATGGCGACTTCGGGATGATTTACGGCATCGTTGGCAACAACCCGGTCCTGGCCGATGAGGTAACGGTCATCGATACCTATGTATATCAGTCCATGCGGACGCTGGGCTTCTCTTACGCGACGGCCATCGGATTGTTTCAGTCCCTGATGGGGTTAATCCTGATTACGGCTGCCAATCAATCGGCTAAGAAAATAAATGACGGAGAGGGTCTGTTTTAA
- a CDS encoding carbohydrate ABC transporter permease, with the protein MIGKNRLLGDKLVIAFAYGFVGLFALVCLYPLVLTLSVSFSSEQAVARNGYSILPMSPTWDTYKYIFVNSGMKILKSYGVTIFITVAGTTGALLLTSLIAFSLSVKKLKYRNVLAFISNFTIIFSAGLIPWYMVSVNYYGLKDSILALILPSIFSVWNMFLMRTYFASISTSLYEAAEMDGANYFTIYMRIALPLSKTALLTVGLMYALQYWNDWWHALIFIQDQDLFPLQYYLYNILSNVNAVSSGRIPSGASGSITLPAETVKMAVTVITIGPIIFLYPFVQKYFVHGIMAGAVKE; encoded by the coding sequence ATGATTGGAAAGAATCGATTGCTCGGCGATAAGCTGGTCATCGCCTTTGCCTACGGTTTCGTCGGCTTATTCGCACTCGTTTGTCTGTATCCTCTTGTTTTAACCTTAAGCGTATCCTTTTCTTCAGAGCAGGCCGTCGCAAGAAACGGCTATTCCATCCTCCCCATGAGCCCTACCTGGGATACCTACAAATACATCTTCGTTAACAGCGGCATGAAAATACTGAAATCCTACGGCGTGACGATCTTCATCACGGTTGCGGGAACGACGGGCGCCCTGCTCCTTACGAGCCTGATTGCATTTTCCCTGTCCGTCAAAAAGCTCAAATACCGCAATGTGCTGGCCTTTATCAGCAATTTTACGATTATTTTCTCAGCAGGCTTAATCCCGTGGTACATGGTGAGCGTTAATTACTACGGATTAAAGGACAGCATTCTGGCCCTCATTCTGCCTTCCATCTTCAGCGTCTGGAATATGTTTCTTATGCGCACGTATTTTGCGAGCATCTCGACATCGCTTTATGAGGCTGCGGAGATGGACGGCGCCAATTATTTTACGATCTATATGAGAATAGCCCTCCCGTTAAGCAAGACCGCACTGCTTACGGTCGGTTTAATGTATGCGCTTCAATATTGGAATGATTGGTGGCATGCGCTCATCTTCATTCAGGATCAGGATTTATTTCCGCTGCAATATTACCTTTACAACATTCTGTCTAACGTCAACGCGGTCAGCTCAGGGCGCATTCCGTCCGGTGCATCAGGCAGCATTACGCTGCCTGCGGAGACCGTGAAAATGGCCGTTACGGTCATTACGATCGGGCCGATCATTTTCCTGTATCCCTTCGTTCAGAAATACTTCGTGCACGGGATTATGGCCGGTGCAGTCAAGGAATAG
- a CDS encoding ABC transporter substrate-binding protein codes for MMARKMLILLALLIASVSVLAGCGGGKEGEAALETVTILYPGERSDRMDEFLQKEFADKMASELGLKVEVVFVPWAQYWEQKDIMLAANEPIDLYWDGLPDLSTIVNKKQAMALDDLIQQHGKDMLKVLPKEQLQGATIDGKVYGIPSAYAPSSAMYQLVAVRQDILEAVGMTEVKTPDDLKEFAAKAKEKFPEMKGPADIIFKPLTRYFADEQYNWIAVEDLVVFGEDSKKAYSYYETEAFQEVAKFNRSMYDGGLYTEDLTIKYNERDSRMQTGLYLWVEGSLGKEMEIIDAVKANAPEAEIKTYLLAEEKPRYVTAAGGEVLGMPVNAPNPEGAMKFINWIYKSQDNYLFALYGVEGRDYEIVDGRIKKLTASEFFYEWMFRNQNYQLFGPEVAQASIDQYKSWDDDAVRSASLGFRFNNENVKLIETALKEVAGKDMAAIRSGFVDFETEYPKAIEKLKAAGIDEYVAEVQRQLDDFLANQK; via the coding sequence ATGATGGCAAGGAAAATGCTGATCTTGTTGGCCTTATTGATCGCATCCGTATCGGTTTTAGCAGGATGCGGCGGCGGGAAAGAGGGGGAGGCCGCGCTCGAAACCGTGACGATTCTGTACCCAGGCGAGCGAAGCGATCGGATGGATGAATTTCTTCAGAAGGAATTTGCCGACAAAATGGCGTCCGAGCTCGGCTTGAAGGTGGAAGTCGTATTCGTGCCTTGGGCCCAGTATTGGGAGCAGAAAGATATCATGCTGGCGGCCAATGAACCCATCGATTTATATTGGGACGGCCTTCCGGATCTGTCGACTATCGTAAACAAGAAGCAAGCCATGGCGCTGGATGATTTGATTCAGCAGCACGGTAAGGATATGTTAAAGGTGCTGCCGAAGGAGCAGCTTCAAGGAGCAACGATTGACGGAAAGGTCTATGGCATTCCATCGGCATACGCGCCGTCCTCCGCGATGTATCAGCTGGTCGCTGTTCGTCAGGATATCCTTGAAGCCGTAGGAATGACGGAGGTGAAGACCCCGGACGATTTGAAAGAATTCGCAGCAAAGGCGAAAGAGAAGTTTCCTGAAATGAAAGGGCCGGCGGATATTATATTCAAGCCGTTAACCCGCTACTTTGCCGATGAACAATATAACTGGATCGCGGTCGAGGATTTGGTGGTATTCGGGGAAGACAGTAAGAAAGCGTACAGCTATTATGAAACCGAGGCGTTCCAAGAGGTTGCCAAGTTTAACCGCAGCATGTATGACGGCGGGTTATATACGGAGGATCTGACAATTAAATACAACGAAAGAGATTCCCGCATGCAGACAGGATTGTACTTATGGGTAGAAGGCTCCTTGGGCAAAGAAATGGAAATTATCGATGCCGTCAAGGCGAATGCTCCGGAAGCCGAAATTAAAACTTATCTGTTAGCCGAAGAGAAACCGCGATATGTTACGGCGGCGGGCGGGGAAGTTCTAGGTATGCCGGTAAACGCTCCAAATCCGGAAGGCGCCATGAAATTTATCAACTGGATTTACAAGTCGCAGGACAATTATTTGTTCGCCTTGTATGGCGTCGAAGGCAGGGATTACGAAATCGTGGACGGACGAATCAAAAAGCTGACCGCTAGCGAATTTTTCTATGAGTGGATGTTCAGAAACCAAAATTATCAATTGTTCGGGCCGGAAGTGGCCCAGGCGTCCATTGATCAATATAAAAGCTGGGACGACGATGCCGTCCGATCCGCCTCATTAGGGTTCCGGTTCAATAATGAAAACGTCAAGCTCATCGAGACAGCCCTGAAGGAAGTAGCAGGCAAGGATATGGCCGCGATCCGTTCCGGTTTCGTGGATTTCGAAACGGAATATCCAAAGGCGATCGAGAAGCTGAAAGCGGCGGGCATTGATGAATATGTAGCTGAAGTTCAGCGTCAGCTGGACGATTTCTTGGCGAACCAAAAATAA
- a CDS encoding alpha/beta fold hydrolase, which produces MGKDKKKKSASIWRKLAYGFGSIFAVVVMALAAGFVYESIAAKQAAKDYPPPGKMVDVGGYALHVVKAGSGSPTIVFEAGSGETSLSWRDIPDKLAPYATVVTYDRAGYAWSEKASRERTGDQIVSELYRALKQENIEGPYLMVGHSLGGMYARLFAETYSDEVMGLVLIDARPEDDARDTQAILEAENFAGNPPASTLKLLKQSGILRLFQDDLLKGLVAEEDRGPFINVIAQPSYFEAKEEEAELAHTTEDAIRGQHLGSLPVRVIARGLPQDYAQAGISEAGGRKLEEIWQAGQRKMLDISTDSRLIVAEQSGHMVIHDQPELVVDTILDVLQGR; this is translated from the coding sequence ATGGGAAAGGACAAAAAGAAGAAGAGCGCTTCAATATGGAGAAAGCTTGCATACGGGTTCGGGAGCATCTTTGCTGTTGTCGTTATGGCGCTCGCCGCCGGCTTCGTGTATGAGTCCATCGCTGCCAAACAAGCCGCGAAGGATTACCCGCCTCCGGGCAAAATGGTCGATGTCGGCGGTTATGCTCTGCATGTGGTGAAAGCAGGCAGCGGCTCCCCGACGATTGTATTCGAAGCCGGAAGCGGCGAAACGAGCCTGTCCTGGCGCGACATTCCGGACAAGCTTGCCCCGTATGCAACGGTCGTCACCTACGACCGCGCAGGTTATGCCTGGAGCGAGAAGGCAAGCCGCGAACGCACCGGAGATCAAATCGTCAGCGAGCTGTATCGCGCTTTGAAGCAGGAAAATATCGAGGGTCCCTACCTTATGGTCGGTCATTCTTTGGGCGGGATGTATGCCCGGCTGTTCGCCGAGACCTACTCGGATGAGGTGATGGGCCTGGTGCTGATCGATGCGAGACCCGAGGATGACGCCAGGGATACCCAAGCGATACTGGAAGCGGAGAATTTTGCCGGCAACCCGCCGGCCTCCACGCTCAAGCTGCTCAAGCAGTCCGGCATTCTGCGCCTGTTCCAGGACGATTTGCTGAAAGGTCTCGTAGCCGAGGAAGATCGCGGACCATTTATCAATGTCATTGCACAGCCGAGCTACTTCGAAGCGAAGGAAGAGGAGGCGGAGCTGGCTCATACGACTGAAGATGCCATTCGGGGGCAGCATTTGGGTTCGTTGCCGGTGCGGGTGATCGCCCGGGGGCTCCCTCAGGATTATGCCCAAGCGGGCATTTCGGAAGCCGGCGGTCGGAAGCTTGAGGAGATATGGCAGGCCGGGCAGCGAAAGATGCTGGATATTTCGACCGACAGCCGATTGATCGTCGCCGAACAAAGCGGCCACATGGTCATTCATGATCAGCCGGAGCTCGTCGTCGATACGATTCTCGATGTTTTGCAGGGCCGGTAA